In Promicromonospora sp. Populi, one genomic interval encodes:
- a CDS encoding M15 family metallopeptidase, producing MPLNVEPSTSSGSPHEPPSADAPAPAQPEASLAEGRSDPGLTRDRGSMRPLVVFLIAAAVALVGTIVFALVIVGNEREQEQLTDARADVVRAVDEGRADQEGLAEQIAAAEQALADSEGKVADDAVRAELAGHVAAAQELGDLQPPPVPEAGADGLEAPEDFDGLEAEATEWASTMRTTSTTLATATEDVLTSYRQWTEEREAAQARAAAEAEEARRAAAQLQTARATLIAVTAQLEISVRDSQYTLDWSADAGAPAAVRETLSTHRATGQAELAVGVNRSNLNSVKALGQRREAARAAIEAAAWEVRATVADGSNGRLVQDDLCDVGVGPEGQDQYLRCDAAEAWGELGTRFEAEFGKPLRIDYGYRPYDWQLQALDEFGSGQAAAPGTSNHGLAVAVDVPVDDGFRFGQPEFEWLAANGPEFGWEHPEWARQGGGREESWHFEYTR from the coding sequence ATGCCCCTCAACGTGGAGCCGTCCACATCCTCCGGGTCGCCGCACGAGCCGCCCTCGGCGGACGCGCCGGCTCCGGCGCAGCCCGAAGCGTCCCTGGCGGAAGGCCGGTCAGACCCCGGGTTGACGCGGGACCGCGGTTCCATGCGCCCGCTGGTCGTGTTCCTGATCGCGGCGGCGGTGGCGCTGGTCGGCACCATCGTGTTCGCGCTTGTCATCGTCGGCAACGAGCGCGAGCAAGAGCAACTGACGGACGCCCGGGCCGACGTCGTGCGGGCAGTTGATGAGGGACGCGCGGACCAGGAGGGCCTGGCCGAGCAGATCGCTGCAGCGGAGCAGGCCCTTGCGGACTCGGAGGGCAAGGTGGCCGATGACGCCGTCCGCGCCGAGCTGGCCGGACACGTCGCCGCGGCGCAGGAGCTCGGTGACCTGCAACCGCCGCCGGTCCCTGAGGCCGGTGCCGACGGGCTGGAGGCTCCCGAGGACTTCGATGGCCTGGAGGCCGAGGCGACCGAGTGGGCGAGCACCATGCGCACTACCTCGACGACGCTCGCGACGGCGACCGAGGACGTCCTGACCTCGTACCGGCAGTGGACCGAGGAACGCGAGGCCGCGCAGGCCAGGGCGGCCGCCGAGGCCGAGGAGGCGAGGAGGGCGGCCGCCCAGCTGCAGACGGCACGGGCGACCCTGATCGCGGTCACGGCGCAGCTCGAGATCTCCGTGCGCGACTCGCAGTACACCCTCGACTGGTCCGCCGACGCCGGTGCTCCTGCCGCCGTCCGCGAGACCCTCTCGACGCATCGCGCCACGGGCCAGGCCGAGCTCGCGGTCGGTGTGAACAGGAGCAACCTGAACTCCGTGAAGGCGCTCGGCCAGCGGCGCGAGGCGGCCCGCGCAGCGATCGAGGCGGCTGCCTGGGAAGTCCGCGCGACCGTCGCGGACGGCTCCAACGGCCGGCTCGTACAGGACGACCTGTGCGACGTCGGCGTCGGGCCGGAAGGGCAGGACCAGTACCTGCGGTGCGATGCGGCCGAGGCCTGGGGCGAGCTCGGCACGCGGTTCGAGGCGGAGTTCGGCAAGCCGTTGCGCATCGATTACGGCTACCGGCCCTACGACTGGCAGCTCCAGGCGCTCGACGAGTTCGGCAGCGGCCAGGCCGCCGCGCCCGGTACCTCGAACCACGGCCTGGCGGTGGCGGTGGACGTGCCGGTGGACGACGGCTTCCGCTTCGGTCAGCCCGAGTTCGAGTGGCTGGCGGCCAACGGGCCGGAGTTCGGCTGGGAGCATCCGGAATGGGCGCGGCAAGGCGGCGGCCGAGAGGAGTCGTGGCACTTCGAGTACACGAGGTGA
- the rlmC gene encoding 23S rRNA (uracil(747)-C(5))-methyltransferase RlmC, with the protein MQCPHYDAGRCRSCTLLEIDYPTQVLDKERHVAALLASSSTTGAGLSWLPAVSSVESGFRNKAKMVVSGTVAEPVLGILDRVGQGVDLTDCGLYPDVLQASFEPLAAFVTRANLEPYEVSGRGKRAQQRGELKYLLVTLSPDGELMVRFVLRSQEAIARIRKHLPALQAELPALAVASANIQPAHAAVLEGDLEIPLTERTTLPMRIADITLDLRPQSFFQTNTAVATELYRQARTWVDEVGPGSLWDLYCGVGGFALHCAAPGRAVTGIEISAEAVTAASGTVARLRDGGQAERFRDVTFAAGDATAFAIGPDAPELPEMVIVNPPRRGIGADLAQWLETSGIDHVLYSSCNATTLATDLAAMPSLRPVRARLLDMFPQTSHYEVLVLLERV; encoded by the coding sequence GTGCAGTGCCCCCACTACGACGCCGGCCGCTGCCGCTCCTGCACCCTCCTGGAGATCGACTACCCCACCCAGGTGCTCGACAAGGAGCGGCATGTCGCCGCGCTCCTCGCCTCGAGCTCGACCACCGGCGCCGGCCTGAGCTGGCTTCCCGCGGTCAGCAGCGTCGAGTCCGGCTTCCGGAACAAGGCGAAGATGGTGGTCAGCGGCACGGTCGCCGAGCCCGTGCTGGGCATCCTGGACCGGGTCGGTCAGGGGGTAGACCTCACGGACTGCGGCCTGTACCCGGACGTCCTGCAGGCATCGTTCGAGCCCCTGGCCGCGTTCGTCACCCGGGCGAACCTGGAGCCCTACGAGGTCTCCGGCCGGGGCAAGCGCGCGCAGCAGCGCGGCGAGCTCAAGTACCTCTTGGTCACCCTGTCGCCCGACGGCGAGCTGATGGTCCGGTTCGTGCTGCGCTCCCAGGAGGCGATAGCGCGGATCCGCAAGCACCTTCCCGCGCTGCAGGCCGAGCTCCCGGCCCTCGCGGTCGCGTCGGCGAACATCCAGCCCGCGCACGCCGCGGTGCTCGAGGGGGATTTGGAGATCCCGCTCACCGAGCGCACCACGCTCCCGATGCGGATCGCCGACATCACGCTGGACCTACGCCCCCAGAGCTTCTTCCAGACCAACACGGCCGTCGCGACCGAGCTGTACCGCCAGGCCCGCACCTGGGTCGACGAGGTGGGCCCGGGCAGCCTCTGGGACCTGTACTGCGGCGTGGGCGGTTTCGCGCTGCACTGTGCCGCACCGGGCCGCGCCGTCACGGGCATCGAGATCAGCGCGGAGGCAGTCACGGCGGCGTCGGGCACGGTGGCCAGGCTGCGCGACGGCGGCCAGGCCGAGCGTTTTCGTGACGTCACGTTCGCCGCGGGCGACGCCACAGCGTTCGCGATCGGGCCGGACGCACCCGAGCTGCCCGAGATGGTCATAGTGAATCCGCCTCGGCGGGGCATCGGCGCGGACCTTGCGCAGTGGCTGGAGACCTCGGGGATCGACCACGTCCTGTACTCGAGCTGCAACGCGACGACCCTCGCTACGGATCTCGCCGCCATGCCGTCGCTGCGCCCGGTGCGGGCACGCCTGCTCGACATGTTCCCGCAGACCTCGCACTACGAGGTGTTGGTGCTCCTCGAGCGGGTCTGA
- a CDS encoding RNA polymerase sigma factor, with the protein MSTARPESEDPGDLRRKRVLVRSLASESKPDTMRREGQGRVTTTGDLRIDDWVVHRANVVRSVAARVPGIDAEEATSRALEKMVRLVATGTTIDDPAPYWRRAAVNEAISMTREAGRAHPVEDDTLAGLTPPVAGAELDAERQADVAMLRTALSDLGPEDREILLDRHVHDRAVTDIATHLGVRPHAVTMRLRRAEERLAGAFAAAHAREVNEPECRTTRAAMHDYLKGRLLPRRQRRLEVHMDGCGECTRAFVDVREVSWMLRDLGQHILGGAMATGAIGTAAGAAGLASGAKPRSFGKKETAVAAGVLAALAIGGGAAALIANQPDQPPIQAVEEAAGGSGGGGGGGGGGGGGGAGSGAEAPPSTQTPPQDPPPSIPPTDPQPRPATTPREDAAPAEGPPVVAEPAPLPESPEPPPVDSGPNPGGGPDRPDPPTEPVDPVDPVDPVDPVDPVDPVDPPTEPPTTPGLGTSLEQLLASLGLSDLPGVDLATMTLDQLWNLLFGTFSGTVDDAD; encoded by the coding sequence ATGAGCACAGCCCGGCCCGAATCTGAAGATCCCGGAGACTTGCGCAGAAAGAGAGTTCTGGTGCGATCATTGGCCAGCGAGTCAAAACCGGACACTATGCGCAGAGAGGGGCAAGGCCGCGTGACCACCACTGGTGACCTGCGGATAGACGACTGGGTCGTGCACCGCGCCAACGTCGTGCGCTCCGTCGCAGCCCGCGTACCCGGCATCGACGCCGAAGAAGCCACCAGCCGCGCCCTAGAAAAAATGGTCCGCCTGGTCGCCACCGGCACCACCATCGACGACCCCGCACCCTACTGGCGACGCGCAGCGGTCAACGAAGCCATCAGCATGACCCGCGAAGCCGGCCGAGCCCACCCCGTCGAAGACGACACCCTCGCCGGACTCACACCCCCCGTCGCCGGAGCAGAACTCGACGCCGAACGCCAAGCCGACGTCGCCATGCTCCGCACCGCCCTGTCCGACCTCGGCCCCGAAGACCGCGAAATCCTCCTGGACCGCCACGTCCACGACCGCGCCGTCACCGACATCGCCACCCACCTCGGCGTACGCCCCCACGCCGTCACCATGCGCCTACGCCGCGCCGAAGAACGCCTCGCCGGCGCCTTCGCCGCCGCCCACGCCCGCGAAGTCAACGAACCCGAATGCCGCACCACCCGCGCCGCCATGCACGACTACCTCAAAGGCCGACTCCTCCCCCGCCGCCAGCGTCGCCTGGAAGTCCACATGGATGGGTGCGGCGAGTGCACCCGCGCGTTCGTCGACGTCCGTGAAGTCTCCTGGATGCTGCGTGACCTGGGACAGCACATCCTCGGCGGTGCGATGGCCACCGGCGCGATCGGCACCGCAGCCGGTGCCGCGGGTCTTGCCAGTGGCGCGAAGCCGCGGTCCTTCGGCAAGAAGGAGACCGCCGTCGCGGCGGGCGTGCTCGCTGCGCTCGCCATCGGGGGCGGCGCTGCCGCACTGATCGCCAATCAGCCGGATCAGCCGCCCATCCAGGCCGTCGAGGAGGCCGCCGGCGGTTCCGGTGGCGGAGGCGGCGGAGGCGGAGGCGGAGGCGGTGGAGGCGCGGGTTCTGGTGCGGAGGCTCCGCCCAGCACTCAGACGCCGCCTCAGGACCCGCCGCCGTCGATCCCGCCCACCGATCCACAGCCGCGCCCCGCGACGACACCTCGGGAGGACGCCGCGCCCGCCGAGGGACCGCCGGTCGTGGCCGAACCGGCACCCCTGCCCGAATCGCCGGAGCCGCCCCCAGTGGACTCCGGACCCAACCCCGGTGGTGGACCGGACCGGCCTGACCCGCCGACCGAGCCCGTGGATCCGGTGGACCCCGTCGATCCGGTTGATCCGGTCGACCCGGTGGATCCGGTCGACCCACCGACCGAGCCGCCCACCACGCCGGGCCTCGGCACGTCGTTGGAGCAGCTGCTCGCCAGCCTGGGCCTCTCCGACCTGCCCGGTGTCGATCTCGCGACCATGACCCTCGACCAGCTCTGGAACCTGCTCTTCGGCACGTTCTCGGGCACCGTCGACGACGCGGACTGA
- a CDS encoding class I tRNA ligase family protein has product MSDQHPTPDPPGEDTIEDATEDRLFEASDDDARPRRYLLTMFPYPSGDLHMGHAEVFAITDVVARHWRAKGFDMLNPVGWDSFGLPAENAAIRRGEHPAAYTSVNIATQAASIRRYGVSFDWSRRLHTHEPGYYRWTQWLFARLHERGLAYRAAAEVNWCPKDRTVLANEQVVEGTCERCGTAVVARSLTQWFFRITDYADRLLDDMALLEPGWPAHVLTMQRNWIGRQAGPEGTTYRLHDWLISRQRYWGAPIPVVHCPACGEVVVPDEQLPVELPYLAGDQLVPGDVSPLAGARDWVATTCPRCGGPAERDTDTMDTFVDSSWYFLRYLSPGYDAGPFRPEDAARWMPAALYVGGVEHATMHLLYARFITKVLYDMGLVPSPEPYARLLNQGQVINHGKSMSKSLGNGVDLAAELDRYGVDAVRLAILFSGPPEDDVDWADVSPEAMQKFLGRVLRLAPPAGRSVPSPESLRRAVHRTVHDVDALVDAGRFNVAIARLMELVGEVRRASSGSGNGETYREAIEAVAVLLSLFAPHTAQDLWERLGRTTPVAAQPWPEVDPALLVTTEVEAVVQVDGKVRDRLPVPADVTAADLERAALARPAVTRAVGDREVRRVVVRPPHLVNVVLG; this is encoded by the coding sequence ATGAGCGACCAGCACCCCACGCCAGACCCCCCAGGCGAAGACACGATCGAGGACGCAACCGAGGACCGCCTGTTCGAGGCGTCCGACGACGACGCCCGCCCCCGCCGCTATCTGCTGACGATGTTCCCGTACCCCTCGGGGGACCTGCACATGGGTCACGCCGAGGTGTTCGCGATCACCGATGTCGTGGCGCGGCACTGGCGAGCCAAGGGCTTTGACATGCTCAACCCGGTCGGCTGGGACTCGTTCGGGCTGCCGGCCGAGAACGCGGCGATCCGCCGGGGCGAGCATCCCGCCGCGTACACGTCAGTGAACATCGCAACCCAGGCGGCGTCGATCCGGCGTTACGGCGTCTCGTTCGACTGGTCGCGGCGGCTGCACACGCACGAGCCGGGGTACTACCGCTGGACGCAGTGGCTGTTCGCCCGCCTGCACGAGCGGGGTCTGGCCTACCGGGCGGCGGCGGAGGTGAACTGGTGCCCGAAGGACCGCACGGTGCTGGCGAACGAGCAGGTGGTCGAGGGCACGTGCGAGCGCTGCGGCACCGCCGTCGTGGCCCGCAGCCTGACGCAGTGGTTCTTCCGGATCACCGACTACGCAGACCGCCTGCTGGACGACATGGCGCTGCTGGAGCCGGGCTGGCCCGCGCACGTGCTGACGATGCAGCGCAACTGGATCGGCCGGCAGGCGGGGCCCGAGGGCACCACCTACCGCCTGCACGACTGGCTGATCTCCCGGCAGCGTTACTGGGGCGCGCCGATCCCCGTGGTGCACTGCCCGGCGTGCGGGGAGGTGGTGGTGCCGGACGAGCAGCTGCCCGTCGAGCTGCCCTACCTGGCGGGCGACCAGCTGGTCCCCGGCGACGTCTCGCCCCTGGCCGGGGCTCGGGACTGGGTGGCCACTACGTGCCCGCGGTGCGGCGGCCCGGCCGAGCGCGACACGGACACGATGGACACGTTCGTGGACTCGTCCTGGTACTTCCTGCGCTACCTGTCGCCCGGGTACGACGCCGGGCCGTTCCGCCCCGAGGACGCCGCCCGGTGGATGCCCGCCGCTCTGTACGTCGGCGGAGTGGAACACGCGACCATGCACCTGCTGTACGCGCGGTTCATCACCAAGGTGCTCTACGACATGGGCCTGGTGCCCTCACCCGAGCCGTACGCCCGACTGCTGAACCAGGGCCAGGTGATCAACCACGGCAAGTCGATGAGCAAGTCCCTGGGCAACGGCGTGGACCTGGCGGCCGAGCTGGACCGCTACGGGGTCGACGCCGTCCGGCTGGCGATCCTGTTCTCGGGTCCGCCGGAGGACGACGTCGACTGGGCGGACGTCTCGCCCGAGGCGATGCAGAAGTTCCTGGGCCGTGTGCTGCGGCTGGCGCCGCCCGCCGGGCGGAGCGTGCCGAGCCCGGAATCCCTGCGCCGGGCGGTACACCGCACCGTGCACGACGTCGACGCTCTGGTCGACGCCGGCCGGTTCAACGTCGCGATCGCGCGGCTGATGGAGCTGGTAGGCGAGGTGCGGCGGGCGTCGTCGGGCAGCGGGAACGGCGAAACGTATCGCGAGGCCATCGAGGCCGTAGCGGTGCTGCTGAGCCTGTTCGCCCCGCACACCGCCCAGGACCTGTGGGAGCGGCTGGGGCGGACGACACCGGTCGCGGCGCAGCCGTGGCCCGAGGTGGACCCGGCGCTCCTGGTGACGACCGAGGTCGAGGCGGTGGTGCAGGTGGACGGCAAGGTGCGGGACCGGCTGCCGGTGCCCGCCGACGTCACTGCGGCGGACCTGGAGCGGGCCGCCCTGGCCCGCCCCGCCGTGACGCGCGCCGTGGGCGACCGGGAGGTGCGGCGGGTGGTGGTGCGGCCGCCGCACCTGGTCAACGTGGTGCTGGGTTAG
- a CDS encoding ion transporter: MDQETGMLAEPQTGLQTGRARVRAFLDRKWFTNLVLGVILANALILGAETIVTGPALEVLHVIDHIMLGFFVFELLLRFFAHGRRFFTDPWSVFDLLVVGVALIPSSGSLSALRALRVLRVLRVITVVPSLRRVVDGLLRAVPGMGAVGALLALVIYVAAVIATGLFGEAAPEYFGHLGTSLFTLFQAMTGEAWPDIARAVMRTQPYAWIFFVLYILVVGFAVLNLFIAVIVNGMEEISEEERKDDEQKDERLDHLAAQNGEILVELRALRAKLDGDDGAAA; encoded by the coding sequence ATGGACCAGGAGACCGGCATGCTGGCCGAGCCGCAGACCGGGTTGCAGACCGGGCGAGCGCGCGTCCGCGCGTTCCTCGACCGCAAGTGGTTCACCAACCTCGTGCTGGGCGTGATCCTGGCGAACGCCCTGATCCTGGGTGCGGAGACCATAGTGACCGGCCCAGCGCTGGAGGTCCTCCACGTAATCGACCACATCATGCTCGGCTTCTTTGTGTTCGAGCTGCTCCTGCGGTTCTTCGCCCACGGCCGGCGGTTCTTCACCGACCCGTGGAGCGTGTTCGACCTTCTCGTCGTGGGCGTCGCACTGATCCCCTCCAGCGGGTCGCTGTCCGCGCTGCGTGCCCTGCGTGTGCTCCGGGTGCTGCGGGTGATCACCGTGGTGCCGTCGCTGCGCCGCGTCGTCGACGGCCTGCTGCGCGCCGTGCCGGGAATGGGCGCCGTGGGCGCCCTGCTGGCCCTGGTCATCTACGTGGCGGCGGTCATCGCGACCGGCCTGTTCGGTGAGGCCGCGCCCGAGTACTTCGGGCACCTCGGGACCTCCCTGTTCACGCTCTTCCAGGCCATGACGGGCGAGGCCTGGCCCGACATCGCCCGCGCGGTCATGAGGACTCAGCCGTACGCGTGGATCTTCTTTGTGCTCTACATCCTGGTGGTCGGCTTCGCGGTGCTGAACCTGTTCATTGCCGTCATCGTCAACGGCATGGAGGAGATCTCCGAGGAGGAGCGCAAGGACGACGAGCAGAAGGACGAGCGGCTCGACCACCTGGCCGCGCAGAACGGCGAGATCCTCGTCGAGCTCCGCGCCCTGCGCGCGAAGCTCGACGGGGACGACGGCGCTGCCGCCTAA
- a CDS encoding GlsB/YeaQ/YmgE family stress response membrane protein — protein MGFWAFLILGLIAGVIARIVIPGKQPGGFWVTLLLGVLGAMLGGWLGGLIFNISFDEFWSWSSWLFAVIGAIIVILIVQAIFGRRKTA, from the coding sequence ATGGGCTTCTGGGCCTTTCTCATCCTCGGACTGATCGCCGGCGTGATCGCACGCATCGTCATCCCGGGCAAGCAGCCGGGCGGATTCTGGGTCACGCTGCTCCTCGGTGTGCTCGGCGCCATGCTGGGCGGCTGGCTGGGTGGACTCATCTTCAACATCAGCTTCGACGAGTTCTGGTCCTGGTCGAGCTGGCTGTTCGCGGTGATCGGCGCGATCATCGTGATCCTGATCGTCCAGGCGATCTTCGGCCGGCGTAAGACCGCTTGA
- a CDS encoding C40 family peptidase, translated as MTPLTILARTATENAGNVARRGALAAAAGGVLISTIATTAHAAPAMDLKTDVKTAKLNTADLQSLTAVAKQAVVNSRTVTVPINAKMPIEMEVLGTSSGSGAAGEGEGEESTAPAVVSVDAPDPVPVGQQAVNIALNYLGITYVWGGASPSAGFDCSGLVQYVYSQLGYSLPHSSGALLGVGYQVTYPEPGDIVWTPGHVAIYAGDGMIIEAWAAGMPVRYTEMWQNSPTFVRVT; from the coding sequence ATGACACCGCTGACTATCCTCGCTCGTACCGCCACCGAGAACGCCGGCAACGTTGCCCGCCGCGGCGCCCTCGCTGCAGCCGCAGGCGGCGTCCTGATCTCGACCATCGCGACGACGGCCCACGCGGCCCCTGCGATGGACCTCAAGACCGACGTCAAGACGGCCAAGCTCAACACGGCTGACCTCCAATCGCTCACCGCGGTGGCCAAGCAGGCCGTCGTCAACTCCCGCACCGTGACAGTCCCGATCAACGCGAAGATGCCGATCGAGATGGAAGTTCTGGGTACCTCCTCGGGCTCGGGTGCCGCGGGCGAGGGTGAGGGCGAGGAGAGCACCGCTCCCGCCGTCGTCTCGGTCGACGCACCGGACCCGGTCCCCGTCGGCCAGCAGGCTGTCAACATCGCCTTGAACTACCTCGGCATCACGTACGTGTGGGGCGGCGCGTCGCCGTCCGCAGGCTTCGACTGCTCGGGCCTGGTCCAGTACGTGTACTCGCAGCTGGGCTACTCGCTCCCGCACTCGTCCGGTGCGCTGCTCGGCGTCGGCTACCAGGTCACCTACCCGGAGCCCGGCGACATCGTCTGGACCCCCGGCCACGTGGCCATCTACGCGGGCGACGGCATGATCATCGAAGCGTGGGCCGCCGGCATGCCGGTGCGCTACACCGAGATGTGGCAGAACAGCCCGACGTTCGTCCGCGTCACCTGA
- a CDS encoding S8 family serine peptidase yields MNRKSLVSAATSAVLAVAVLVAMAPGAQAATNDPLRNRQWGLNQINAEAAWSASTGKGAVVAVVDTGVDFKQPDLAGQLLQGATFTGCAAVRPCGNGDLRGPDGQNNGDGHGTHVAGIVAAKANNGIGVAGVAPGAKILPVKVLEAGSGSTQDIADGIRWAANHGADVINLSLGSGVGAQLLTILGVDTLMRDAIAYARERGVLTVAAAGNSSTPLCTDPAFTSVAICVGATDSARIHSYYSELPIKLDLKSVSAPGGSGGLTGCAGDVWSTVPVGTGSATCGQGNYDSYAGTSMATPHVAGVAALLFSQGRSLTEVERAILYTSRDPLLGLVGLWTPLYGYGIVDAAAAVAY; encoded by the coding sequence ATGAACAGGAAGTCACTCGTCAGCGCCGCCACCTCCGCGGTGCTCGCCGTGGCGGTGCTCGTCGCCATGGCGCCGGGTGCGCAGGCCGCGACCAACGATCCTCTCCGGAACAGGCAATGGGGCCTGAACCAGATCAACGCCGAGGCTGCCTGGTCGGCGAGCACTGGCAAGGGCGCAGTGGTGGCCGTGGTCGACACGGGCGTCGACTTCAAGCAGCCCGACCTGGCAGGGCAGCTCTTGCAGGGTGCCACCTTCACCGGCTGCGCGGCGGTCCGTCCGTGCGGCAACGGGGATCTCAGAGGCCCCGACGGCCAGAACAACGGCGACGGGCACGGCACGCACGTGGCGGGGATCGTCGCCGCCAAGGCGAACAACGGCATCGGAGTCGCGGGCGTGGCACCGGGTGCCAAGATCCTCCCCGTCAAGGTCCTGGAGGCGGGCTCGGGCTCGACGCAGGACATCGCGGACGGCATCCGCTGGGCCGCCAATCACGGCGCCGACGTCATCAACCTGTCCCTGGGCTCGGGCGTTGGAGCGCAGCTGCTGACGATCCTCGGCGTCGACACCCTGATGCGGGACGCCATCGCGTACGCGCGTGAGCGGGGCGTGCTCACGGTGGCGGCGGCGGGCAACTCGTCGACCCCGCTGTGCACCGACCCGGCGTTCACCAGCGTCGCGATCTGCGTGGGCGCCACGGACTCGGCCCGTATCCACTCCTACTACTCGGAGCTGCCGATCAAGCTCGACCTGAAGAGCGTCTCGGCGCCCGGAGGTTCGGGCGGGCTGACCGGCTGCGCCGGTGACGTCTGGTCCACGGTTCCCGTGGGAACCGGGTCGGCGACCTGTGGTCAGGGCAACTACGACTCCTACGCGGGCACGTCGATGGCGACCCCGCACGTGGCCGGGGTCGCGGCGCTGCTCTTCAGCCAGGGCCGGAGCCTGACCGAGGTGGAGCGGGCGATCCTCTACACCTCGCGTGACCCGCTGCTGGGCCTCGTCGGGCTGTGGACCCCGCTGTACGGGTACGGCATCGTCGATGCGGCGGCCGCCGTCGCCTACTGA
- a CDS encoding C40 family peptidase: MTRTAARSGALIAASSGLLATAFAPSAHAVAEDGSHQLAGVDKAALTQNARTELPAAPAVQVATDAKLSIESKAVKVTPAPDPEPVVEAVANPEPEVAVEEAEPASPDYASDGSIGAEAISIAMQYIGIAYTYGGDSPSTGFDCSGLIKYVYAQLGIDLPHSSSSMAATGYQVATPMPGDIVWTQGHVSLYAGDGMVVEAANYGTPVRYTTQWQDYAVYIRPY; encoded by the coding sequence ATGACCCGCACCGCCGCCCGCTCGGGCGCGCTGATCGCGGCGTCGTCCGGACTTCTCGCCACGGCGTTCGCACCCAGCGCACACGCCGTCGCCGAAGACGGCTCGCACCAGCTCGCGGGCGTCGACAAGGCAGCACTGACGCAGAACGCTCGTACGGAGCTCCCCGCAGCGCCCGCGGTACAGGTTGCGACCGACGCGAAGCTGAGCATCGAGAGCAAGGCCGTCAAGGTCACCCCCGCTCCGGATCCCGAGCCAGTGGTGGAGGCCGTCGCCAACCCGGAACCGGAGGTCGCGGTCGAGGAGGCCGAGCCGGCCAGCCCGGACTACGCGTCCGACGGCTCCATCGGAGCCGAGGCCATCTCGATCGCCATGCAGTACATCGGCATCGCCTACACGTACGGCGGCGACTCACCGAGCACGGGCTTCGACTGCTCGGGCCTGATCAAGTACGTATACGCCCAGCTGGGCATCGACCTGCCGCACTCGTCGTCGTCCATGGCGGCCACGGGCTACCAGGTCGCCACGCCCATGCCGGGCGACATCGTGTGGACCCAGGGCCACGTCTCCCTCTACGCGGGCGACGGCATGGTGGTCGAGGCCGCCAACTACGGCACCCCGGTGCGCTACACGACGCAGTGGCAGGACTACGCCGTCTACATCCGCCCGTACTGA
- a CDS encoding crosslink repair DNA glycosylase YcaQ family protein has product MANHRLTVLQARRIALRAQLLDARRPVDLVQLVEDLTFLAVDPTAAVAPAVDLVAWSRLGNEYWQGAVDDAITDRMLFQLRGTVRSMGDLPLYLEQMSRWPQNKTMRQWLADNADFEREVLAQVAAEGPVLAKDVPDGARVPYTWGAEGWSSRRSVAEMLEALNMQGKLAMVGRKGRQRLWDLAERVYPQVEAVPLEQALQERVDRRLAAEGIARKRVQGRSGDEVWWVDLPGEAVEIEGVDGEWRVDPEQLERVDDEFEPRTALLSPFDAMAADRPRLLDLFDFEYTLEMYKPKGKRRWGYFALPILHGERFVGKLDAKADHKAGVLNVFAVHEDLPFAGPTMDAVHAEIEQLAAWLGLSRVDYARDA; this is encoded by the coding sequence ATGGCCAACCACCGGCTCACCGTGCTGCAGGCACGCCGCATCGCGCTTCGCGCTCAGCTGCTCGACGCTCGCCGGCCTGTCGACCTGGTGCAGCTCGTCGAGGACCTGACGTTCCTCGCGGTGGATCCGACGGCGGCGGTCGCGCCCGCGGTCGACCTCGTGGCGTGGTCGCGGCTCGGCAACGAGTACTGGCAGGGCGCGGTCGACGACGCGATCACCGACCGCATGCTGTTCCAGCTGCGTGGCACCGTGCGGTCGATGGGTGACCTGCCCCTGTACCTGGAGCAGATGAGCCGGTGGCCGCAGAACAAGACCATGCGGCAGTGGCTCGCCGACAACGCCGACTTCGAGCGGGAGGTGCTGGCGCAGGTAGCGGCGGAGGGGCCCGTGCTGGCGAAAGACGTGCCCGACGGGGCCCGCGTGCCGTACACCTGGGGCGCCGAGGGGTGGAGCAGCCGCCGCAGCGTGGCCGAGATGCTGGAAGCGCTGAACATGCAGGGCAAGCTCGCGATGGTGGGGCGCAAGGGCCGCCAGCGGCTGTGGGACCTCGCCGAGCGGGTGTATCCGCAGGTCGAGGCGGTTCCCCTGGAGCAGGCGCTCCAGGAGCGGGTGGACCGGCGGCTGGCCGCCGAGGGCATCGCCCGCAAGCGGGTGCAGGGTCGGTCGGGCGACGAGGTCTGGTGGGTGGACCTACCCGGCGAGGCGGTCGAGATCGAGGGGGTCGACGGCGAGTGGCGCGTCGACCCGGAGCAGCTCGAGCGAGTGGACGACGAGTTCGAGCCCCGCACCGCCCTGCTGTCCCCGTTCGACGCGATGGCGGCCGACCGGCCCCGCCTCCTCGACCTGTTCGACTTCGAGTACACGCTGGAGATGTACAAGCCGAAGGGCAAGCGGCGGTGGGGGTACTTCGCGCTGCCGATCCTGCACGGGGAGCGGTTCGTGGGAAAGCTCGACGCCAAGGCGGACCACAAGGCGGGTGTGCTGAACGTCTTCGCGGTGCACGAGGACCTGCCGTTCGCCGGGCCCACGATGGACGCCGTGCACGCCGAGATCGAGCAGCTCGCGGCGTGGCTGGGGCTGAGCCGCGTCGACTATGCCAGGGACGCCTAG